The Chitinophaga pinensis DSM 2588 region CTCTGGCGAGACCGTTACCACTTCCCAGCGGAATGATCGCCAGGGCGGTCGTACTTCCTACCAATCCCTGCGCAATTTCGTTGATGGAGCCATCTCCGCCTACTGCCACTACTGTATCAGTTCCATTTGCTACCGCTGCTTTGGCGAGATCTGTACCATGACCCAGGTATTCAAGGTGAGTCACTTCCACGGAAAATGCTTTTGGGGTCAGATATTTTCTGATGATACCCTCAAGGCGTTTTTCTCTGTCTGTGCCGGCTTTACGGTTGATGATGAATAGAATCTTTCTCAACGTTAGGGATATTATATTGCTTTTAAACTAAGATCAAGACTAACTGCGTGATGAATCACAGCTCCGGCGGAGACGTAATCAACGCCTGTTTTGGCATATGCTTCCAGTGTATCGAGATTGATACCGCCGGATGCTTCTGTTTCGTACCGGCCATCTATGAGTGCCAGGGCTTCTTTGAGCAGGGCAGGAGAGAAGTTGTCCAGCATGATACGGTGGATTTGTCCGATGGCAAGCACTTCTTTCACATCCTCCAGGTTACGCGTTTCCACTTCTATCTGTAAGGGCAATTGTTGCTGTTGCAGATAAGCGACTGTTTTGGTAACAGCGGCGGTGATACCTCCTGCAAAATCGATGTGATTATCTTTCAGCATGACCATATCATAGAGTCCCATACGGTGATTGACACCGCCTCCGATGCGTACAGCTTCTTTCTCAAGCAGGCGGAAATTAGGAGTGGTTTTCCGGGTGTCCAGCAGGCGGGTATGATAGCCTTTCAGGACGTCGACATAGCTGCGGGTAAGTGTGGCAATACCACTCATTCTCTGCATACAGTTCAATACCAGGCGTTCTCCCATCAATAAGGTATGGATCGATGCGTCCACTTCAAATGCAATCTCTCCCGACTTCATGACATCGCCGTCTTTCTTGAATGGCCGAAAAATGGAATTACTGTCCAGCATTTGGAAAACAGCCTGCGCTACTTCCATTCCGGCCAGTATACCGTCTTCTTTTATTTTCAGTCTGGCGCCACCTCTGGCATCAGCCGGAATACACGCTAAAGTGGAATGGTCGCCATTCCCTATATCTTCTGCCAGTGCGTTGCGAATAAGCTCAGTTAATGCTGGTTCCTGTAACATACTATCGGTTTGAAAGAACGAAAGTAAGCCAATTTCAGAAACGAGGCCGGCTCAGAACCCCTCCGAATATAAAAAAGTCCGGACGGAGCCGGACTTTTCAATATCAATCTTAACAATTCTTTATTTATTATTTGTTCTCGAAACGAAGCTCGTTCAGCACCATAGAACCGCCTTTCATCTGCAAAAAGAAGGAAGTACGGTAAGCGCCGCCGGAGGTACCAACATTGGCAATACCAACTCTGGAACCGTTTGTGCTCTGCACCTGGTGAATCAGTTCAAACGTTTTCACCTGATTTTTGGAGAAGAAATCTTTCAGGATAATTTCTGCCTGTGCTTTGCTGTAAGAATTAGATTTACCGGCCATGCTGATTTCTACTGTGTTGTCCAGGTAGCGGGATAGTGCGCCTGCATCGCCTTGTTTGATTGCAGTTACCACGTCATCGAATGGGCCTGCTGCAGGAGCTTTTAAGTTAGCGGCTGATAGTGTAAATGCAGTGATAATGACGCCAAACAGCACAACTCCAAGCCCATACAATAACTTTTTCATCGTCAGTATTTTATTAAGTAGTAAAGTTTTCATCATTATAGTAAAATGGGCTAAAACTATGCCAATTTGCGGGATGCCTTTTAAAATACAATCATCGTTGTATTGTACAATCACTAATTAATGCGAATATATTAATATATATTTTTAGAATAAAACCTAAGTAAGACAAACTTCTGTTACCCCTGTATGAATTTTGAAGGCATTTCAATAAGTTTGACGCCGTTTCGCGGATGCTTCATAACTTTAGCCTCCTTTACAGAACAAGAAAATTACAACCGGAAATATGGAAAAGAAAAGAGCCATTCTCATTATCATGGACGGATGGGGACAGGGACAGGTTCCTGCCGCTGATGCTATCGCGCATTCTAAAACGCCATTTGTGAGCAGCCTGTATGCAAAATACCCGCACAGTACACTGATTACCTGTGGTGAAGATGTTGGTCTGCCGGAAGGACAAATGGGTAACTCCGAAGTAGGTCACCTCAACCTTGGCGCCGGCCGTATCGTGTACCAGGAACTGCAGCGCATCAACGTAGCCGCCCGCACAGGTGAACTTGCCGGTAACAAAGTATTACAGGACACGTTCAGCTATGCAAAAGATAACGATAAGGCATTGCACCTCATCGGTCTCGTAAGCGATGGTGGCGTACACTCCCATATCAACCACCTGAAAGCCCTGACACAGATCGCAAAAGATAAAGGACTGACCAAAGTATACATTCACGCCTTCACTGACGGCCGTGATACCGATCCTAAAGGTGGTCTGAATTAT contains the following coding sequences:
- the nadC gene encoding carboxylating nicotinate-nucleotide diphosphorylase: MLQEPALTELIRNALAEDIGNGDHSTLACIPADARGGARLKIKEDGILAGMEVAQAVFQMLDSNSIFRPFKKDGDVMKSGEIAFEVDASIHTLLMGERLVLNCMQRMSGIATLTRSYVDVLKGYHTRLLDTRKTTPNFRLLEKEAVRIGGGVNHRMGLYDMVMLKDNHIDFAGGITAAVTKTVAYLQQQQLPLQIEVETRNLEDVKEVLAIGQIHRIMLDNFSPALLKEALALIDGRYETEASGGINLDTLEAYAKTGVDYVSAGAVIHHAVSLDLSLKAI
- a CDS encoding DUF4783 domain-containing protein, with protein sequence MKKLLYGLGVVLFGVIITAFTLSAANLKAPAAGPFDDVVTAIKQGDAGALSRYLDNTVEISMAGKSNSYSKAQAEIILKDFFSKNQVKTFELIHQVQSTNGSRVGIANVGTSGGAYRTSFFLQMKGGSMVLNELRFENK